One window from the genome of Phycisphaerales bacterium encodes:
- a CDS encoding glycerol dehydrogenase, with amino-acid sequence MQKSIFCSPSRYTQGAGVTEILGMEMQLLGLEGPVLIVAGRSAASHLMDIWKASLAQADYPYLIHHFGGECTDSEISSVIAKGQEFGARTVVGSGGGKVIDTARAAAADLAAHVVSCPSIASSDAPCSALSVLYKADGSYDRYRIYGRNPDLVLVDTKLIAQSPRRHLVAGMGDALATWFEAEACEKAGALNARGGTALKTAISMARLCFDTLMKHGRSACVSIEKNEVSKALEHVVEANTLLSGLGFESGGLAAAHAIHNGLTKVPQTHSFMHGEKVAFGTISQLVMQQADDSLLQEVTRFCKDVGLPTTFAELGLREISNEDLKAIARGAVAPDETIHNMPFSVSEKMVIDSMKAASALSYTS; translated from the coding sequence TTGCAAAAGTCTATTTTCTGTAGCCCTAGTCGGTACACACAGGGGGCTGGCGTGACGGAAATCCTCGGCATGGAGATGCAGTTGCTTGGCCTTGAAGGGCCAGTCTTGATTGTTGCTGGGCGTAGTGCCGCATCTCATCTCATGGATATCTGGAAGGCCTCCCTGGCCCAAGCTGACTATCCATACCTTATTCATCATTTTGGCGGTGAATGTACTGATAGCGAGATATCGAGTGTGATTGCGAAAGGGCAAGAATTCGGTGCTCGAACTGTTGTGGGCAGTGGTGGAGGAAAAGTCATTGATACAGCTCGGGCTGCGGCAGCAGATCTTGCGGCGCATGTTGTGAGTTGTCCTTCTATTGCATCTTCTGATGCTCCATGTAGTGCGTTGTCTGTTCTATACAAAGCAGATGGATCCTATGATCGTTATCGTATTTACGGGCGTAACCCAGATCTTGTGTTAGTCGATACAAAATTGATAGCACAGTCGCCAAGGCGGCATCTGGTAGCAGGAATGGGTGATGCATTAGCCACTTGGTTTGAAGCTGAAGCATGCGAAAAAGCTGGCGCATTGAATGCCCGTGGAGGAACTGCATTAAAAACAGCGATCAGTATGGCTCGACTTTGCTTTGATACGCTTATGAAGCATGGTCGATCAGCTTGTGTTTCGATAGAAAAAAATGAAGTGTCGAAGGCGCTGGAACATGTTGTAGAGGCAAATACTCTTCTCTCAGGGCTTGGTTTTGAGTCGGGCGGTTTAGCAGCAGCGCATGCAATTCATAACGGTCTAACCAAGGTGCCCCAGACACATTCTTTTATGCACGGTGAAAAAGTTGCTTTTGGAACTATTTCGCAACTTGTCATGCAGCAGGCTGATGATTCATTGTTACAAGAGGTTACGAGGTTTTGTAAAGACGTCGGATTGCCCACTACGTTTGCAGAGCTCGGGCTTCGTGAAATATCGAACGAAGATCTGAAAGCAATTGCTCGGGGGGCTGTAGCCCCTGACGAGACTATTCACAATATGCCGTTCTCAGTATCAGAAAAAATGGTTATTGACAGTATGAAAGCTGCAAGCGCCTTGTCGTACACAAGTTAG